taaattatgTAATATCGAAACATAtgcttttcaatttcttagttCAGATTTTATTGTAATGTGCTTCACAAACATGTGATTTATATTAAAGGAAGTGCGGCGCTCAATATATTATCAACCAACTAGAATTAATTTGTCCAATTTAcactaaaatgaaatttgaattataaGATAACTCAATTTTCAAACTAAAATAACCAAGATTTTAGTTATCATAATTAAGAATTCATGTTCCACAATCATCAAGTTTTTCTATAATTTATAATCTTCAACGTAACAAGAATAGAAATCAATGCAATATGATATGATATTAGGATTTAAATTAAAACTGATTAAGAAAAATTCAAGCTTGCGGATGTTATTCTTAAATCATCCTGCggtagtatatatatattttttcccgTATTTATTCTGATTTTAGTTTATATTCacgaaattataatttattccCGTGTTACTATTTTTATCTCTCAAATCAAAAGGAGTCGAGGGCTTCCCTCTTTCCCTTCGTCCGAACTCGACAAGAGGGAAAGCGTCGCCGGAGCCGAAGCTCGCCGGCGAGAACTCAAGGGAAGTCTCCCCGCCCCTGCTCGCCGGCTCTTCAGCACGCACACCCTTTCCGGCGCAAGGAtggccgaagaagaaggagaagaagggcagcagcagcagcatcgaCTGACCCCGCCCGACGAACCTGCGGAGGCCGCTCAGCAGGACTACTCGTGGCCCGCGATTCGGTTCGACGTCCCTCCTCAGAGAACCTACCATTTCCACAAGCAGTTCGCAACTGACCAGAAGCCGAACAACTTTCTTAAGGGCGTCAAATGGTGCGTAAATTTTTCGTTTTCCCATGATGGGTTCTTGGTTCTTCTTGTCCTGAGTAGGGGTGTGGCTCTGGGAACGATGATttgcttgtttttctttatgGGTTTTCGTCAGGTCGCCTGATGGGACTTGCCTTCTCAGTAGTTCGGAGGACAATACCCTTCGTGTGTTCGCCTTGTAAGTTTGTTTTGGGGAGTGCTTGCTGGTTTTTCTGTTCCTTCTTATGTCTTATTAGATCACGAGATGTTGCGTTGTTTGGTGGTGCTTTAATTGGACTGTGTCCTGATCAGACCAGAGTACGGGGGCGACGACAGCGCAAATGCGAGTTCGTCAAATCTTGATGAAGGTACATGGTTCACAAGGCATTTTGTGGTCATTCAGGATATCTGTTTGTTTCTGTGTGTTCGAATAGCTTGAAAGATGTTAGCTTTAGGACCGCTGAGACTGTCGGCATGAAATATCTATGACCAAACATTCGCAAATCGATATAATGGGCGGTCTATGTCTCATGTAGTTCTCTTTAATTGCAGATTCCTTTGCAGCAAATCTTGTTGTGACGGAAGGGGAATCGGTTTATGATTTCTGTTGGTACCCTTACATGTCTGCTACAGGTCTTCTTGTTACATTTTACTCTTCTTTTACTTATCATGGTTATATTTTCTTCTATGGTTATTTCTCTTCTGGTAATTAGCCACAGCTAGAATTGAGTATGGAAGCTTTTCATATTGCAGACCCAGTAAGCTGTGTATTCGCATCAACGACTCGTGATCATCCAATTCATGTCTGGGATGCTACTACTGGACAGGTCAGAATTGTTCAGTTTAGAGGTTTCAAGAACTCTGGGGGACTTAATTGAAGCCATATAATCGTTTAGGGTTATACTGAAGACGTGGAGCCCGAGCTTATTTGACATCTTAGACATGCTTTGTAGCAATTGTCTGCATACCTTTTAGCTTCTTCTTTACAATCTTCTTCGTGCAACTTCGTTTTGAATGATCTTGGAAAATAGAGGAAATTTTATTGACTCCTACACTTGATATTGCAGCTACGTTGCACTTACAGGGCTTATGATGGTGTGGATGAAATTACAGCGGCATTTTCGATTGCATTCAATCCTGCAGGGAACAAGTAAGGCTAACATCCAGTTTTGACGAATCTTAAATTCCCTcatgtcaatggtccactctAATTCCCCTTGAaagtttcatttaaaattttacgTTACTTTACCTTCTACTGTTGAAAGAAATCAGTATTTGGTGGTTTTGGTTATGCTCTGCTACCTGGATTTCGGAATGTTGGTGTTTGGTTGCTTAGTGGTTTTTGTGgttatcataaataatttagttTGTTGGAGCTAATCTCTTTACGTAGGGCTTGTAGCGTTTTAAGTCTAGTAAACTTTCAATCTACATCCTCTGTTCATGTATAGGATCTTTGCTGGATATAACAAATCCATAAGAGTGTTTGACGTACATCGCCCTGGTAGAGATTTTGAGAGGCACTCAACACttcaaggaaataaagaagGTCAAACAGGTGTGTTATTGTGTTTGTCCCGGTTTAGCTATTGCTAGAGATTTGTTTaacaagtaaaagaaaagagggtTTCAAAAACTACAATCAAGATGAGTTGAGTATTTCATCTTCAAAGGATTGCAGTTGGTTGTAAGGCTGGCTTGTTCTATTTATTTTGCCATGAGGCTTATATGCTATGCATGTAAAGAACTAGCAGATCTCCCAATTGCCCTGTATTTCCGTGTTTATTGTATAGTTATACAAGATAAATATTGAGATCACAAGTTAAATAGGAGGAATTGAGTATCTCATTCTCTATTGCTTTTGTGCAGATATTATTGTAACGTTTGGAAATCGGTAAGTGTGAAGAAAATTTCCCGTCTCCAACATTGCAAGTCCACTGCTTCAGTATTTTGTGCAAGGACTAATATGGTTGTAAATAATGTTTATTCTTATTTATCgattttgttaataaaaattattaattgtgTTTTGGAACATGTGTCCAAATCAACGAAGTAGCCAAATTATAGAAAGCATAGTTACTTTAagcctttttttaaaataaaaatcattttaattttaacCATACTCGAGTGGATAATCCGTTAACTAGATGAACAAGATGAATTTGAAGGAGATAGTTTTCATTTctattctcctttctttctctcttttttgggaCAAAAGTGTATTATGTAGGCGAACAAATGAAATTCTCAAGATAAACTGCAAGAAAACAACtggaaaagaaagtgaaaaagaacaagagaagCTTACAAATGAAATTCTCAAGGTAagcaaaagaaattctcaaGATAAACCGCAAGAAAACAACAAATGAAATTCTCAAGATAAACTGCAAGAAAACAACcggaaaagaaagtgaaaaagaacaagagaagCTTACAAATGAAATTCTCAAGGTAagcaaaagaaattctcaaGATAAACCGCAAGAAAACAActggaaaaaaagtgaaaaagaacaagagaagCTTACAAATGAAATTCTCAAGGCAAGAAAACAACCGAAAAGGAaagtgaaacaaaaaaagaaaagctaaagcTTTACGAAATTCGATAATGCGGCGTGCCATCATGATAAAGCAAATGATTATATAGAATTGTGGTGATTAATTGTGCCCAACAAGTAAAATAACAAACCAAATTAATCCTTCCATTATTAATCAATGTATGTCATGCGTAATACGAAAAGATTGAGCtttgttgcatttttattaatcacaaaaatagtagaattttcaaattcttaGGTAGAAATCGCAATAAATTTAGATGTGTTGTGATATttgtatttataaaaattatagctTCTGTGTTTATCATTGTtggatgagttttttttttaagagtgaAAAGGAACATTGAAATGGTCTTAATTCTTGCATATTCAAACgctaaaataagagaaaaaaaattaacattgagatattttatcaattccacggaatttttttatttgctcggataatgggtgtgtttgttttgtgaaaagcAATttccggaaaacgtttttctcattttccagcGTTTgattcatttaggaaaatgagtcaacggaaaatgttttcctagtcaaCAAAAATGCTTCCTTCCAAAgtttaaattcaggaaaacaaTTTTCCCCTTTAAAGAACCGGaaagtgttttccaaaatttttaaggtctttgtttaatgaaatatttattattagaaaaaatttctaattaaagattttgaatttgatattattattatatcttttcttttcttttttctttctttctttttcttttctttttttcttgtatttcagGGTTAAATATAATCAAGGATCACACCTCAAATATGATATTAATGAAAAACCCACCTGCAGAAATGAGGTGGACGGCCGGATTGATCTTTGAACGGAGAAATCTCATTCATACTTTTAATTGACGGTTTCCGTTGACGGGGGTGTTCCGGAAAAACGCGACCAAATGTGGTTTTTCGAATTGGGTAGTTGACCAAATACGccaccagaagaagaaaaaaggaagatggAGAAGCAGGCGCGTTGAGACGGAGCCGGAATTGGCTTCGGGAGGTGGAGAGAACATCTTAAATTTTAACCACTGAACTCGACTTGTTGAAGCTTTCTATTCGGAtcttcttaaataaaaatcattttaaattttaaccaTGCTTGATTGGATATTTTGTTAAGCACATGAACAAAATGAGCTTGaaagaaacattttcatttccgttctactttctttttctttttttttttttgggataaaagtGTATTACGTAGGTGAAcaaatgaaaatctcaagatgaACCTCAATAAAACAggagaagaaagtgaaaaagaaaaagagaagctcAACGGAACTTGATAATGTGACGTGCCATCGTGGTAGAGCATATGATTATAGAGATATGATTATATGAAATTGTGGTGATTAATTGTGCACGACAAGTAAAATGACAAACTGAATTAATCCTTCCATTAATCCATGTATGACGTGCATAATGCAAAAAGATGGGactttattgcatttttattaataatgaaaaataatgaaatttccaaatttttgggcaaaaaagGACAATGAGTTTTGATGTGTTGCAGTATTTGTATTTACAGAAGTTGTAGCTTTCGAGTTGTTGGTTTGGTTTTCTTTAAGGGCGAAAAAGAGCATCGAAATAGCCTTTATTGTTGCATatccaaacaataaaataagtgaaaaaaattaacatggagatattttatcaattccgcagaatttttcttatttgctGATAATTCTAAGTTTCGGTTATATCAGAAAGCTACCTCAAATGATCTTTCAAATCCTGTTGAAGTTTGAAAATTAAACCTATTTCCATAAGCAACGACCGGCATATTACGATCTTTCGGGCGACGGTGAGCAAAGGGACAGTGCG
This genomic stretch from Eucalyptus grandis isolate ANBG69807.140 chromosome 3, ASM1654582v1, whole genome shotgun sequence harbors:
- the LOC120291078 gene encoding telomerase Cajal body protein 1-like; this encodes MAEEEGEEGQQQQHRLTPPDEPAEAAQQDYSWPAIRFDVPPQRTYHFHKQFATDQKPNNFLKGVKWSPDGTCLLSSSEDNTLRVFALPEYGGDDSANASSSNLDEDSFAANLVVTEGESVYDFCWYPYMSATDPVSCVFASTTRDHPIHVWDATTGQLRCTYRAYDGVDEITAAFSIAFNPAGNKIFAGYNKSIRVFDVHRPGRDFERHSTLQGNKEGQTGVLLCLSRFSYC